Below is a window of Zymoseptoria tritici IPO323 chromosome 12, whole genome shotgun sequence DNA.
CCACGCATCGTGCCCGGCATATTTTGGCATGAGTAAGCATGGCATTGATCGTTCACGCcgcaccatcaccatcgaaGATACCATTTGCACCAGCTTCCTTCAACACCTTGGCTTTGCCTTTCGAAAATCCTTCGGGCACGCGACACATAGCTTCTGCGACCTCTGGGTCAGCATTGTACGAGAGAGACCCCGAGAGACCCGAGACCAAAGACTTTCAATGGAATTGATACCCTTTAGCGAGACGTTTGTTCATGTTCTCCTAATTCCCTTTCGTTCTCACAAGGTTTGCTGGCGATGGTGGACATCATCGCTGACTTCACCCGAGGTTTGCACAATCGACAGCGCACATGTCAGCATCCCATCGTTATCGGGTGGCTGAAATGGCGATCGTGGTCGCAGTTACGTAGAGAGAGTGTGGCGCGGTAAAGCCTTCGAAATATGCCTTGTTTTCGGGTTGGCAGTTCCACTGTATGCAGAGGTGACGTCTGAGGTGGTCTCTGCGGCCTCCACTGCCAAGTGAAAGACATGTACGGTGATGCGACTGTCCGCTGCCAACAACACGGGCAGCGGCAGTGTGCGTTCGTATCGCAGAAGGATCGCAGACCGAGTAGTATCACATTCACAGTCGATCAGATTTTGGTAGCAGAAGTCTGGCAGTCCAACCTGTTGCACATTCATCGTTTCGCGCGTCATTTGTTGCGGTGAGCTGAGGTGTTCTCCAACGTGACACGTGCGAGATCGATTGCTTCCACGTTCCGAGAAGCTTCCCGTCTCCTTTCCACATTATTGTCCAGTGTCACTTACTCACCATCCAACAACACCTACCAATCCTCATCctacttcctcttcttccctcctctccactcaCCACCGCTCCTTCCCTCCTCTTTCACTGCAATGGCTCCCAAGCGCAAACGCACTGGCGACGCCGCCCAGTCGACAGAAGACTCGCCCAACAAGTCTTCGACCGACGATGTACCCAGCACAACTCCTTCccgcacctccaccgctTCCAAAGCAATGGATCCTCCTTCAAAACGAACGCGCTCCTCCAGCATAGCCACCAACAGCACTCCCAAGAAGTCCGCCAACAGTTCCGAGtactccatctccaccggcGGCAAGGTCTCTATGCCCGCCAACGGCACGGCggaaggcggcggcgagaaTGGCGAAGCCGGCACCATGCGCATGCCTGCACCTCCCAAAGCCGGTGCTGTGGATCCTCAAGGCGGCTATTCAACCAACAAACCGCCCACTGACCGCGCCGTACGCGTCTACGCTGACGGCGTGTTCGACCTTTTCCATCTCGGGCACATGCGCCAGCTGCAACAAGCAAAGACTGCATTTCCGGATACATACTTGATCGTCGGAGTGACCGGCGATCATGAGACACACGCGAGGAAAGGGTTGACGGTCATGTCGGCGAAAGAGCGCGCCGAGAGCTTGAGGCATTGTAGATGGGTGGACGAGGTGATTGAGGACTGTCCATGGGTCATCTCAGTGGAGTTCCTGGAGAAGCACAAGATCGATTATGTGGCCCATGACGATATCCCATACGGAGCCAGCGAAGGAGATGACATCTACAAGCCAATCAAAGAGGAGGGCAAATTCTTGGTCACCCAGCGCACCGAGGGCGTTTCTACCACCGGTATCATCACGAAGATCGTTCGCGATTACGAGCAGTACATTGCACGACAACTCAAGCGAGGCACGTCTCGCCAGGAACTAAACGTCTCATggttgaagaagaacgagCTGGAAGTCAAGCGTCACGTCGCCGAGTTGCGCGATACCATCCGCATGAACTGGACCACCACCGGCCAGGAACTCGGCAAGGACCTGCGAAACTTCTGGATGCTCAGCCGACCTAATAGTCCCGCGCCGTCCATCGCCGGAGGTAGCGTCCGCGCCGGCCGATCGGGAGGTGTCGATAGGAGCCTAACTCCAGGATCGGCCAATACGCCAGGTGGTGCAAGAGGAGGCAAGAACATGGACTTTGCTGCTGGGTATGCCATGGGTCTGATTGGTGGTGTCAAAGGATGGATGGAGGGCAGTCGGCGCAGGAACCTCTCGGATTCACGCGCGCAGAGTCCGGATGGTGCCGGTAGCTTGGATGAGGGGAGTGATGACAATAACCTGAGCCCGTCGGAGGAGGGCAGGAGTAGAGGACGGCAGAGGAGAGACGAGCCAGGCGAAGAAAAGGTTATGGATGGTGTGCATTCTTGAGAGATGGGAAGCTCGCGTGGGAGATTCTGTGAGACGATAGAAGCAACGGACTAGATTGACAGAAGAAACCATGAAGCTGTCCGACACGGCACGAAGACTCACCGCACCTGGTAGCATGTCCGAATTGAAGCTGGTGTTGAGAGCAAGCTGTGCGGGATGGAGAGACAGCGACGGGACAGAACAAGGCGCAACGAATTACACAGTGGCCCAAATTCTCTGCCTAGCGTTACAAAAGCAAATAAAAAGAGAGCAAATCGACCGACAACCCTCATTCCTCCACGTTCTCAACCCGCCCAAGGATCAAATAGCATACCCTTTCCATGGAAACTGCTCGACATGTTGAATGCTTTGCCACAGAGGAGTCGTGCGACCCGACCGTTGAGTTTTCCAATTCTGCACAAACTTGTGAAGTCCGAAGCACCCTCTCTTTCTCTCCGATGTCTTTGCAGGGCGACCACACCGGAACAATACCCGTTCTTCGTTCTAGAGGCGGCCTTTCACGGCGCTGTGGTCATTCTTCCCGAGGTGGCTCTGTTTCCTGGTTGAGGCAACGTGCGTACCCTTCGGCTTCTGGGATGTCGGTGATCTTATGACAAACCTTTTTGGAAAAGGGTATGAGACTCAGCGATGTTCAGATAACACAGCGATGCAGGCAGGCTTAGACCTGCAATAGGCCAAGACAACCTCAGGCTCCGCAAGCCTTGCACCGTTCAGAGACTTACCGAGGCAAAAACGTCGCAACCAGAGTATCGCCAGCATGGAAGTTTGATATCCGGCGTGCCCTTGCCCATCCTCTGAGGATAGATGCCCAGAAAGTGACTAGAAGGGCGGAAGGTCAGCAATGTCTCGGATTCAAGGGTATGAGAAGCGGAATAAGACCTGCTCGCATAGAccgagagacaatctcggacCGCTGCAGGTCTTCTGCCGTTCGGTTTACTTACCATGAGCCCCAGATCGCGTCACCGGGCATGCCCTTGCTGCAATGCTGGATGTCGTTGTTGCTGTCAGTGACTGGGAAGGGATTGGATGAGGAGGCATTGAGAGAAGAACTCACGCCATCGGCAAAGGCAGTGGAGGCGAGCGACAATAGAGCGATCGCGGCGGAGAGCTGGAAGATGTGCATGATGCTCGTCGTGTTCTTGGTTGCGAAGTGCGTAGAGGAATGCGGCAATCTTTGGAAGGCTGTTTCGTCTGAACCGGACGGAAGTGTCGCGGGGGTATAATGTCAAGgtcggagcaggaggaggcaaGAAGGAAGTACAGAAGTGCAGCGTGTCATCAGTCCATCGAACTAATAATCTTTCCCGGTCGCAGGGCCAGCACCGGGGCCAGGATCGGGCTTCTATTCAAACCATTGGTCTCCTTCCTTGCGAACAGGTCGTCCGAGCCCATGCTCCAGAGACCAGGTCAGTGCTGGCCGTTCCAATCCCACCAAGACGCTAGAGAGCGGATACAAGGTGATTGGGAAGATGCAGGGGTTTTGCGAGGCACAATGATGTCTGCCTCGTAAATAGGCTTCGAGGCTGTGAGCATGAATTTATCATAGTCGCCATGGACGGGGAAATGATAAATACAGGGAACGAGGTCGCTAAATACCGGTCTCTGCCCCCCTCTTCTGCCGGCCCGCAATCTAATAAGCTTAATTTACATACTGTCTCTTCGAACAGCGCGGCCGCATACTTATCGGGCAAGCCCGACGCGGCCGCGAGCTTTAACATAGTTTTGCGCTGCCTTCGCAACTCGTTTTAAGAAAATGTAGATGCTAAATACGTTGCGAAGGTAGCGCAAAACTATATTaaagctcgcggcgaccTAGGGAGCCTGCGACCGGCAGTCGGGCGCCGCGCCCCTCGAAAAGGACGCTGTATATAGGCAGCTGTAAGTCCACATACACGCTACCTTTGTAGTCAGCTGGAGACCGGTATTTAGCGACCTCGTTCCCTGTATTTATCATTTCCCCCATGGACGGCTCAACGTTCGTTGACGCCTGCAATAATCAAACAAAACACAATCACCCCTCCTTCGGCGACCGTGTTCAACCCGGCCAATGTTCTCTTGACTTCGAACTGATCGTTTCAGCGTGACCACTACCAGGAACCGAAGGCAGTCGTTCAGAATGGTAGTGTTGGGTATCATATCTACATTACAATCATACTTTGAAAAAGCCCGCCTCCTTTCTCGTCCCTCTCGAAGTAGTGCCCGAACTGATCTTACATGCCATAAGATGCCCACACTCATCTGCGATCCATTCTCATCCTCTGCTTCGACACTTCAACGCATACCGCCCATTTCCACATCTTCCTGCGGAAAGCTCTCGGCGATTCCATACTGCTCTTTCGCGTGTGCCACGACAGAAGAGATGAAGTCGCCATCCTACGGcccgtcttcatcgtcgtgtTCGCGGATCGCTGCCTCTTCGAAGGGGTGGGCTTGTGCAAGAGCAGAGTCGCCATCCTAAAGCTCATCATCGTCTGTGCGCATCGCTTCCCTCTCGACATGTCTATCATCATGGCCAGCAGATCCCGCTTCAGCGTCCTCCGCGGAAGTATCTCCATTGCCAGCTGAGCCTCCCTCGGCATCGTCCTCGTTCTCATCTTCGGTATCGGAGTCGACCATAAAGgcttcgtcatcgtcatcgtcaatctcctccttgaTGTTGTCACCACCGGCAGCGCCATCAGCAGCATCCGAGTCGCTCCTGAGACTCTTCAGCTTCTCAAGATCGGCCTCGATGATCTCTTGGAACCATCCGTCCACCTCTTCGATGAGCATATCGACCTCCCGCTTCGCGCTCCTCTCTTGAGGCGACATCCTCACCAGGTCGACTTGTATGCCACCGATAATGGTCAGGTAGTCCCGCTGCATGGAGACGAAGATACCATCCGCTTTCTCGAGAAGGGACTTGCGGACTTTGTCGCAGAGTGCCAGCAGAGAGGCGCGTACAGCAGCGACGGCTTGGTTGAACATTGAGCTCTTATTAGCGGCCACGTGATTTTCCATGAGACCCTTCATGCGCATGAACATGCCTTTACCACTCTCGCTCGTGCAACCATCGTAGACAGGCGCCATGGCTTCCATGATGCTCGGCGTGAACTCACGGTTGATCTCTCTTTGGCCTTCATTGAACACTCCCACCTCTGTGTTGACGATGTCGTTGAAGATGGCAGCATATTGTGTCAACTGTTGTCCGAGACGCCCGACTTGTGCGAGGCCGTGGCCTTTGGCTCGACACCTGGCGTCGACTGCAGCATGGAACTGCTTGAGTGTTGACTGTGCACACTTGCTGAACGTCTTGAGGATGTGAGGGAGACGACGTTGAAACGTCTTCTCCCACAAGGTACCAAGCTGCTTGTAGATCGGCTCAACGAGCTCTCCATTCCAGTCGCGATGGTAGACTCCGGCTCGACGGACGGTGGCTTTGTAAGTCGAATGGTGAAGGCCGCCCTCGGCGCGAGAGGCGTTCCACTTGGCCACGGTCAGGGGAGCTTCGATTTCGCCCTTTTGAGCTGCTACGTGGAATTCTGCGAAAAGCTGGTCCTCTAGCGTGGTAATAGTCTCCTCAAGCGTCTCTTTCACCACCCTCTCGAGGGACTTGTCGAGCTGCTTGAGCTTGGACTGAAGGAATGACTTCTCAGTGTCTCTCTGGCCGTTAGTCAGTTTGACGCCGTTGCCATCGTCAGAAGACCAGAGCTCGAGCGAGGTCAGAAGCTGGGCGACGCTGTTGAGGAAACGCCTGCAGCCCGCTTGTCGACCCTTCTCGGTCAGCTTCTTGCAGTGTGCCTGGAGCTGTGGGATCTCGGTTTGCTCGACAGTCGTGAAGCCAGCAACATCATTGTCCTTGCGGAGACGGTCGGAGAGTTTTTGATATGCGCGGCTGCTCACCTGGGAAATTGTTAGCGATGAAAGATGCTGCTAGAGCAATGGCGCATACGCAGAACACTGGCAGGCTCTCGGCAACCTCATTGTAGTCTCTTATTTCCTCAGCCGGATCAAAATTCTCTGGATCCTCCTCCTGAGCGGTTTCTTCATCAATCTCACGAATTCCCTGCGCAAAATCCTGTTCTGAATGCGAAGTTAGCTGTGAACGTGGCTTGTCCGGAAGCGCAAATACTTACTGATCGCAGCACGCGAGTACTCGTTCCTGCCGGTGATGCATAAAGCGCTCTGCTCGGCATCGATGGCTTCCGCCTCACCCTCAAGCTTGCCGATAGCCTCTCTGAGCTCGGTCATCCTTTCATCGatctctctcttctccttgCGAGCCTCTCTCTTCAAGCTCTTGAATTCGTCGAGCTTTTCTTCAACAACTTGAACTGTCAAAGGCTCTGCCGATAGGCTGATGGTgttctcgtcgtcttcggcatTGTCGTCGCTTTGGGAAGAACGCTCATCGGTGTCGGAGTCAGAGCTACGGCGCTGACGTTTGTTCTTTCGCTCCGATGCACCGCCCTTCTTTCGCTTCTTCCCTGTCTTCTCAAACGGGGCATAGACAGTTTTGCCATGTTCGACTTTCTCAAGCAGTTCATCCCATACATCCACCTGCTCGTCAAGAGATTCAACTATATCGTCAAGGTCTTGCTTGCGTTCTCGGCTGTCTTTCAGTTGTTTGGTAAGTTGGCGCTTCTGCGCGCTGACGTTGGAGTGCTTCTCCTCCAATTCTTCCATGGATGCGCCGAGCTTCAACGTATCGGTCGCCTCCGTCCGAGAGATGTCATCGGTCTTGCTGCAGATGAACGTGACGGCAGAGTATGTGCCATCGAACTTGAGCTGACGCTTGAAGGAGTCGCCGAGCAGATTCTTGGCTGCCTTGTCATCGACGGCACGATTGATCGGCGCCACAATCCAGAGACCGGATGTCTGTTTCATGTATCCTTCGGCCACAGCAGCTCGAGCGGCGTTGGAGTCGTGCACACCTGGGAGATCGACAATGACTGCACCAGTACTCAGGGCATCAGCCTTGACGTAGATGCGGACGACTTTGATGAGCGGCCACGACTCGAATTCGCGCTTCGCATTGCTAGAAAGGTGAAGGGTCAGCGATGGCTCGGAAACAAAAGGCAGAATAGCGGGGGTTGCTCTCACTGGTTGATGTTCCCATTCTTGTCGAGCTTCTCTGTACCCTTCTCCTTGGAGTCCACGAAGCCCtggaggcggcggtagaACGTCGTCGGATCGCGTTCTTGGATTTTGATGGTCCGGCCGAGAATCTTCTTGACTTGCTTCACGTTCATGAGAGCTCTGACGCTGCTCTTCGCCAGCATGTCCTTGGTGTGCTTGTTGTAAACAGATCTAACCTTGCTGTATGCGATTGAGGCTTCAGAGTCAGGGTTGGAGATCTCCCTCGTGATAGCTCCGTTGTCGTCTAAAAGCTCGGCGAAAAGGACCTTCAGCTCCTTCTCCCAGTCCTCAGTCTTGATGAATTCGATCTCTGCTCTGTACTTCTTTGAGGGCTCCATGGAGTCGTTGTAGCTCAGTTCTGTGACGACTGCGGTGCAGGCGCGCATGCAGTTGGTCGGCACAAGCCGCTCCTCTTCCAAAAGCGCGTTGATTACGCTGCTTTTGCCGGCGCCGGTATTGCCGACGACGCCTACGACTGTGCGGGAGCGTTGTGACTGGCACCGGACGTTTTCGATCTGCTTCAGCCAGGCTTGCGCATCGGCGTTGTCTTTGAGCGCGAGTAGAGGTTTCTCGACCTCGGCCAGCGCCCGTAAACCGACCTGCATGCCAGCCTCAAGACGCTCTGGCACGACATCGCCTGCCAGCTTACGAAGCGGGATGCCACGGGTCGAAAGCTCGGCCTCTGGCTGGTCTTGCAAGAATGGGTTTTCGTGCATGCTCGCTTCCATGGTTGAGCGCCTGGCGGGAGAGTCTTGGACCGTGGGCGTCATCTTTGGAGTGCGACTTGAAGGGCTGGCACTGCTTGTTGCTTGAGTCTGCTCGGTTTGAGGTCTTGTCAACTTGGGAGACGACTTGATCTTGCCAGTTGACTTTTTGAAACTGCCTGGTGTCTTATTCGGCGTGAAGTTCAACTGACGATTGGCAGGCAGAAGAGGCTGGCGCTCGATTCTAGCGGGCGGAGCCATGTTCGCAGTCGTGGTAGTGTGCGGAGCGTCGGCCCTGGGAGCAGTGGAGGCTCCAGACATTTCTCGTGCTGACAGGACGACCAGTTGATCTCCGCCAGTCAGTTCACCCATCATTGCGCTGGCCAAAGCACGGTTTCCGAACTTATCGAGAACGACAATGTTGGGATGTTCATCGGGGTAGTTGGCCAGATACCTGAGATTGTCAGTTGGAACGTCTCGGGGTCCTTCAGCATACACTTACGCTGTCAAGACCTTCTCGACTGTCAACTTGCTGTGTCCCTTGACCCACAAGAAGTTGTCGGAGGTTGCGGGCGCATCTTTCGGGCAAGGGTCATTGTGTCGTTCGATGATGACTGGAGCAGGATCGGGTCAGCAGGCGCTCTCGTGTATGTCGGCAGAAGGCATGGTGCATACTGTAGAGTCGAGATGGCTTGCTGAGGGCTTCCCGATAGTCGGGCACTGCCGTCGGGAGCAGCGCACGAGCTCTCTCAAACAGAGCGGACGACATTGTGCGTGTCGTGGAGATTGTCGCACGTGCGAATTGTGGCGGAGATGCTATGCCATCGATCGATTGGAGGGAAACAGCGGACGTTGTAGCAGAGGATTTGGTGGAAGGAGAGCTTCAGGACGGGAAGACGCGTTTGGTACCTACGCGATCCCCGCACGCTAAAACTTCGGCGGAGTTCCGGGGCCAGCTCCGTTCAGGACCACCTCTCAGGTCTGGAAACATCACTTCTGTTCTCCTTCCATCACCTTGGAGACCTCTTTTCGTCACATGTGAACCTCGCCGCATCGATGCTCACTGAGTCAATTCACGTGAAGGCTGTACTGTCTTATGGTGAGGCGAGGATGCCAGAAAGCTCTTCTTCGCGCATCCTTGCCCCGTTTTTGATGAGCAAAAAAAAACTTTACGGGCACCACCAGGATACGTGAGACCTCTCGTAGCACTCATCACAGCCACAGACAAGCACACAGACACGAAGCCAAGCAATGAATAGACCAAATTCTTCAATTCATCATCAATCCTGTCCTCTCTCGAATCCACTCTCGCACTGGGTATAaaacatcttcatcgtcatcaccGACTCGCCCctctcctcgcctcctcctcacctccgTTCAAACCCGGACTCATAACCTCAACAGTCGGACTGCTAGCCGCCGAATGTCCACTCCCATGGCTCCCCATCCTCCACCCACCACCCTTCCAAAGGGTCCCAAATCTTTCCATCATATCCGCGCTCGCCGCATGCTTGAACGAACTCGCTCCACTCTCACTCCGTCCACTACTCGTCTTTGGCCTCTCGTTGACCGCCGGCTCTCCAGAGAGCGCAGCGGAATTTCCCTTCTTCGCTCCCAACCCCAACCCCACCAATCCTAATCCAACCCCTCCCGCGCCAGCGACTGCTCCAGCCAAAGCCTGCGAATCATCCATCTTCGGCTCCACTGCCAAACTCCTCTCATGCAGAACCTGATTGACATCAGTCGCTCCCactctcatcctctccagATGCGCCTCCAACCAACTCTGCAGTTCCGGCACAGGCTTCAAATGATACGGCATCTGGAATCTCTGCAAGTGGGAGATAATTCTCGAGATCCTCGCATACATGTCAAAGTTGATGACACTCAGTGGTTGTCCCGTAGCCGTCAGCGTCCCAGGCAACTCCCTTCGTTTCGGGTTCCCAGCAATGACGAACGTCAGATCGGTAAGATAGACGCCGAGAAAAGGCAGACAACCCCCAGCACCCGTCGGTCCGTCCAGTCGTTTCCGGAGGGAAGTATAATTCTTCGACATATCCACCAacttctccaactcctcaAACCGCGCATGAGTTTTCTTATGCACGAACTCCCACGTCTTCTTCAGCCGCTTCACCACGCTCGAATTGATGGTACACATGATGCTCATCACGGAATCATAATTCTGCAACTCCAGACAGGCCACGCCGACTTTTGCCCAGTGTTTGATCACGCCCGCTCTCGCCTTGGGACTATCCGGCGCTAGAATGGTATCAGCCACGACATGCGACAGGTCCGTGTTGAGCAAACACATGCGCCGCACGTTCCGGGCGCGTTTGGTGTTTGGTTTGGACCAGTCCATGCTCAAGAGTTCCTGCGGGTGAATGTCGCAGTAGACTTTCATGACGATCAACGTAATCTGTCTGGCGACTTCGAGGGGTTCAAGATCCGTGATGGAAATGGGTTGGCCGCCGCCAACAGCCAATCGGAGGGCATTGAGTTGTTTGTTGGAGATGACGGGCTCGGGAAGAGAGCCGTTCGTATTGACGGAATAGGCGAGATTAGATTTGCTGACGTATTCCGTGTTGGTGTGGTATGCTTCCGTCACACGGCGGGTGAGTTCTATCAATCGCTCGCTAGCGGAGGGGAGGTGCTGCTTCAATTTATGCAAGGCAAAGAACCGGATTTCGCCCAAGGCGTCCTTATCAGCCTCGGGAGACCAGTACATTTCCAGCCAGCCTTTGAAGACGTTGTAGACGCGAAGACGGGCGGGTGTGCCGATGGCCTGGCTGTCACCAATGTATTCGAAGCGATGGATGAGTGCTTGGGCGAATTCTCGAGGTTCGGAAAATTTGCGGAaggtgaggaagaaggcagtAACGAATTGAGCGTCGGGGGCGGAGTCATGGGATGTGAGCTGTTCCACCAGAGCGGAGAGGCTGCCACCAGTGACTTGGCCCTCTTTGTTGAAGGTTAGTTCGTTGGCGTATGTCTTGGCGAGGAGTGATTCTGGGTCAACGCTGTCATCGGACAGTGATCGTAGACTTGACAGGCTGGCGAAGCTGCTCAGCATGCTGGTCTCCGGAGTGGGCAGGTCCTTGGCATGATCAGGTGTGGTGGCGCGAGTGGACGCTTCGGAGATGCCGGAATCTCTCGCGCTGTTTTGAGTGGACTGACCGACGCTGTTCTTTCGAGCTGACGCTGCTGAAGAGTTGTCCGATCGGAAGGACACGGTGCTCTTCTGAGCTTCTGCAGCGGTGAGCGTCCTCGACTGTCTctttggaggtggtggcatCGACTGCTTCGACGTCGGCCtagtcgat
It encodes the following:
- a CDS encoding uncharacterized protein (small (98aa) peptide, predicted cytoskeleton associated (not bound). pI 5.73. No reliable hits with protein databases, neither with hypothetical (not significant). Probable M graminicola specific protein (novel gene). unknown function.), with product MHIFQLSAAIALLSLASTAFADGHCSKGMPGDAIWGSCHFLGIYPQRMGKGTPDIKLPCWRYSGCDVFASVCHKITDIPEAEGYARCLNQETEPPREE
- a CDS encoding ras guanine-nucleotide exchange protein (high similarity to Aspergilus fumigatus), with translation MAHINTQHVEDQPSESESSAETRPSTSTSTLIAGIRSRHKPRPSRLQSPTAVTAGFVANIADPGTPSDESNADHDEMESPVNQSLFHNYLRAMHPFDPADSNTISDDDDALSTAAIKTGDLILVHCVHANGWADGTVLNTSVRGWLPTNYCEAYDHPYLRNLLNAMTQFWDLIGAGEDANLSTFVRQDYIRGLIAGVRHLLERADCLHRDSPTVKQNVGVRRMRKGLLADLSSLVQIAKRLQETISEPFAGEVIPYLLDDLINKAFKVVNRAVGFLDVWTQEVSVKRNEIHRFDAPRARLAINTQDTYRRPPYDTIDSAKHFPEQIPSYNHQRDLSAYDDELCEMPVRRSVAFTPPDGFAAHRMSLVSKEPTSATTGPLASEKLAKAHDVCISHIGAFIGHHLHSRPSSELVATTERLVAACRSMLAIIDEVYAHDPKASSHVQQVKCDFEAKVEQLALTTQDVFRFSDSPDEEVVMLPEQTDHLISVGTSLIRNTGECVVKTRQLIEQIGDFELKAWSATPASAQETAIEIPERVDSIPVVSPRPLSTSLPLHQHRVSVNRLSVKLLPPPPCRPAPSPKDQQEFLAVGDENTDLAVHSPAETNSSFTSTSTRPTSKQSMPPPPKRQSRTLTAAEAQKSTVSFRSDNSSAASARKNSVGQSTQNSARDSGISEASTRATTPDHAKDLPTPETSMLSSFASLSSLRSLSDDSVDPESLLAKTYANELTFNKEGQVTGGSLSALVEQLTSHDSAPDAQFVTAFFLTFRKFSEPREFAQALIHRFEYIGDSQAIGTPARLRVYNVFKGWLEMYWSPEADKDALGEIRFFALHKLKQHLPSASERLIELTRRVTEAYHTNTEYVSKSNLAYSVNTNGSLPEPVISNKQLNALRLAVGGGQPISITDLEPLEVARQITLIVMKVYCDIHPQELLSMDWSKPNTKRARNVRRMCLLNTDLSHVVADTILAPDSPKARAGVIKHWAKVGVACLELQNYDSVMSIMCTINSSVVKRLKKTWEFVHKKTHARFEELEKLVDMSKNYTSLRKRLDGPTGAGGCLPFLGVYLTDLTFVIAGNPKRRELPGTLTATGQPLSVINFDMYARISRIISHLQRFQMPYHLKPVPELQSWLEAHLERMRVGATDVNQVLHERSLAVEPKMDDSQALAGAVAGAGGVGLGLVGLGLGAKKGNSAALSGEPAVNERPKTSSGRSESGASSFKHAASADMMERFGTLWKGGGWRMGSHGSGHSAASSPTVEVMSPGLNGGEEEARRGASR